Proteins from a single region of Candidatus Effluviviaceae Genus I sp.:
- a CDS encoding type II secretion system protein, which translates to MRIQREAGMSLIEVMVAVIVFSIAIVFVYQMFWSGGSRVYQEGERRVALKMAERKIEELKYAGYASTGSDADWTSVHMGVGSHPTNPAVVLDDMGTVTTVDDLTGSMQWAVRETTWASMGVTVRAKIVNLRLAWPQGAPRDRVRLVTLVGE; encoded by the coding sequence ATGAGGATCCAGAGGGAAGCCGGCATGAGCCTGATTGAGGTCATGGTCGCCGTGATCGTGTTCTCAATAGCCATCGTCTTCGTCTACCAGATGTTCTGGAGCGGAGGCTCGCGCGTGTACCAGGAAGGCGAGCGACGGGTGGCTCTCAAGATGGCGGAGCGCAAGATCGAGGAGCTCAAGTACGCCGGCTACGCCTCCACGGGGTCCGACGCCGACTGGACGAGCGTGCACATGGGCGTGGGCTCGCACCCGACGAACCCCGCGGTCGTCCTGGACGACATGGGCACGGTGACCACGGTGGACGATCTCACCGGCTCGATGCAGTGGGCCGTGCGCGAGACCACCTGGGCGTCCATGGGCGTGACGGTGCGGGCGAAGATCGTGAACCTCAGGCTGGCGTGGCCGCAGGGTGCGCCCCGCGACCGGGTCCGGCTCGTCACGCTGGTGGGGGAGTGA
- a CDS encoding 2,3-bisphosphoglycerate-independent phosphoglycerate mutase, which yields MDHGKLIEAVATPTGGKIVLVVADGLGGLPHPTTGLTELETARTPNLDALAAEGVTGLHVPIAPGISPGSGPAHMALFGYDPVRYLIGRGVLEALGIGFELKAGDVAARLNFATVDAHGRITDRRAGRISNEKCVELCSRLDAIELPGVRLFVRPVKEHRAVAVLRGDGLAGGLNDTDPQRTGVPPLPLTATDPGQRRTAELLTLFVERAREMLKAEPKANAVTLRGIAARDPIPTFGERYRMRAAAVAEYPMYRGVAGLVGMTVLDAAPPGEVAAAVGRAFADFDFFFVHFKKTDSTGEDGSFDAKVAATERLDALVPSLVALGPDVLVVTGDHSTPSALASHSWHPVPVVLRAKSARRDAVRAFGESQCLAGGLGTVRAVDLMPLMMAHAGRLLKFGA from the coding sequence ATGGACCACGGGAAGCTGATCGAGGCGGTCGCCACGCCGACCGGCGGGAAGATCGTGCTCGTCGTCGCCGACGGGCTCGGCGGACTGCCGCACCCCACGACGGGGCTCACCGAGCTCGAGACGGCGCGGACGCCGAATCTCGACGCGCTGGCGGCCGAGGGCGTGACGGGGCTGCACGTGCCGATCGCGCCTGGCATCTCGCCGGGAAGCGGCCCGGCGCACATGGCGCTCTTCGGGTACGACCCGGTGCGCTATCTGATCGGCCGCGGGGTGCTCGAGGCGCTCGGCATCGGGTTCGAGCTCAAGGCGGGCGACGTGGCCGCGCGCCTGAACTTCGCGACGGTGGACGCCCACGGGCGCATCACCGACAGGCGGGCGGGGAGGATCTCGAACGAGAAGTGCGTCGAGCTGTGCTCGAGGCTCGATGCGATCGAGCTTCCCGGCGTCCGGCTCTTCGTGCGCCCCGTGAAGGAGCACCGCGCGGTCGCCGTGCTGAGGGGCGATGGGCTCGCGGGCGGTCTCAACGACACCGACCCGCAGCGCACGGGCGTGCCGCCGCTTCCGCTGACGGCGACGGACCCCGGCCAGAGGCGGACCGCGGAGCTTCTGACGCTCTTCGTCGAGCGCGCGCGAGAGATGCTGAAGGCCGAGCCGAAGGCCAACGCCGTCACGCTCCGCGGCATCGCAGCGCGCGACCCGATCCCGACGTTCGGGGAGCGCTACCGGATGCGCGCCGCCGCCGTCGCCGAGTACCCGATGTATCGCGGCGTCGCCGGGCTCGTGGGGATGACGGTGCTCGACGCGGCGCCGCCGGGGGAGGTGGCGGCGGCGGTGGGCAGGGCGTTCGCGGACTTCGACTTCTTCTTCGTGCACTTCAAGAAGACGGACTCCACTGGCGAGGACGGGAGCTTCGATGCCAAGGTGGCCGCGACCGAGCGGCTTGACGCCCTCGTGCCGTCGCTCGTCGCGCTTGGGCCGGACGTTCTCGTCGTCACCGGCGACCACTCGACCCCGTCGGCACTCGCATCGCACAGCTGGCATCCGGTTCCGGTGGTGCTTCGGGCGAAGTCCGCGCGGCGCGACGCCGTGCGCGCGTTCGGGGAGTCGCAGTGCCTCGCCGGCGGCCTCGGCACCGTGCGCGCCGTGGACCTCATGCCGCTCATGATGGCGCACGCCGGGAGGCTCCTGAAGTTCGGGGCGTAG
- the pilM gene encoding pilus assembly protein PilM, which translates to MFGGLGNAVVGLDVGSTSVKAVRLSHGRGGTRLLGAAVEEIKPAGTSGNGAAAAKLAAVKAALAGCGLEHPEGVPVVTAVSGPGVSIKHVSFPSMPKQELAESIRWEARRHVPFGAAEFILDFQVLDGASKAGDDEAQMRVLLTAVERTLVDEHVAFLSSVGLEVDTVDLVPLAILNEADEEGLLGEQAVAVGDLGETALNLGIYKRGGLLFARTVPLIAGSGGKAPAKPWLETAVQEARRSLTFYHNESGRETIGRIYLSGGRSLCKDVAGAFQQATGIETALLDPLAKLASAGQDVAPLRPQGARFALAAGLARRRS; encoded by the coding sequence GTGTTCGGTGGGTTGGGCAATGCCGTCGTGGGGCTGGACGTCGGCTCGACGAGCGTGAAGGCCGTCCGCCTGTCTCACGGGCGCGGAGGGACCAGACTGCTCGGGGCCGCGGTCGAGGAGATCAAGCCGGCCGGCACGTCGGGCAACGGCGCCGCGGCCGCGAAGCTCGCTGCCGTGAAGGCGGCCCTCGCCGGGTGTGGTTTGGAGCACCCTGAGGGCGTTCCCGTCGTGACCGCCGTGAGCGGTCCCGGCGTGAGCATCAAGCACGTGAGCTTTCCCTCGATGCCCAAGCAGGAGCTCGCGGAGTCCATCAGGTGGGAGGCCCGGCGGCACGTGCCGTTCGGCGCCGCGGAGTTCATCCTGGACTTCCAGGTGCTCGACGGGGCGTCGAAGGCCGGCGACGACGAAGCGCAGATGAGGGTGCTGCTGACGGCGGTGGAGCGCACGCTCGTCGACGAACACGTCGCGTTCCTCTCGTCGGTCGGGCTCGAAGTGGACACCGTGGACCTCGTGCCGCTCGCCATCCTCAACGAGGCCGACGAGGAGGGGCTCCTTGGCGAGCAGGCCGTCGCCGTCGGCGACCTCGGGGAGACCGCTCTCAACCTCGGTATCTACAAGCGCGGGGGGCTCCTCTTCGCGAGGACGGTCCCGCTGATCGCCGGCTCGGGCGGCAAGGCACCGGCCAAGCCGTGGCTCGAGACGGCGGTCCAGGAGGCGCGCCGCTCGCTCACGTTCTATCACAACGAGTCCGGGCGCGAGACCATCGGCAGGATCTACCTCTCCGGCGGCCGCTCGCTCTGCAAGGACGTCGCCGGGGCGTTTCAGCAGGCGACCGGCATCGAGACCGCTCTCCTGGACCCGCTGGCCAAGCTCGCCTCCGCGGGTCAGGACGTCGCACCGCTGCGGCCGCAGGGCGCGAGGTTCGCCCTCGCCGCGGGTCTTGCCAGGAGGAGGTCGTAG
- the tadA gene encoding Flp pilus assembly complex ATPase component TadA has protein sequence MPENRLSYAGRRFGTLLVESGIVDEAGLAKALERQRTTGERLGEALVGLGLATEPEIVRALSEQLDIPTFNLARVTAVEPEVILTIPEHMARHHVALAVELDGGVLTVAMANPLDLVAIDDIRVATGKTIKPEVGSRSEIEEAIATAYRSATAGRHMEEVIAGAKLQLETESATSAGEMNEEELRNRAEDAPIVRLVNLVLSQALAERATDIHIEPLPDRTVVRYRVDGMLYDSATPPKDFHEAIVVRIKILSDMDVSERRVPLDGRFTLSFDGRAVDVRVSTLPTVYGEKVAMRLLDKSGGTVRLEDLGFEPEMLETYLRGIRRPYGMVLVSGPTGSGKTSTLYSGMKELDRVGKNITTLEDPVEYHLERINQVTINRKAGLTFGTGLRSLLRQDPDVIMIGEIRDLETAELAVRSALTGHLVLSTVHANDAPATATRLVDIGIEPYLVASAVHLVMAQRLVRKICPDCATKYEPDPSVVRALGEADLRGTTFLQGAGCKQCRGRGFRGRTAVFELLDLSPELGDMVIARASADAVRRRAVELGFVTLRQNAITKVKQGITTVEEALSVCTELI, from the coding sequence GTGCCGGAGAACAGGCTGTCCTACGCCGGCAGGCGCTTCGGCACGCTCCTCGTCGAGTCGGGCATCGTCGACGAGGCGGGGCTCGCGAAGGCGCTCGAGCGTCAGCGCACGACCGGTGAGCGGCTGGGCGAGGCGCTCGTGGGTCTCGGGCTCGCGACCGAGCCCGAGATCGTCCGCGCGCTCTCCGAGCAGCTGGACATCCCCACGTTCAATCTCGCCCGCGTGACCGCCGTCGAGCCCGAGGTCATCCTCACGATCCCCGAGCACATGGCGCGTCATCACGTCGCGCTCGCCGTCGAGCTCGACGGGGGCGTTCTCACGGTCGCGATGGCGAACCCGCTCGACCTCGTCGCCATCGACGACATCCGCGTGGCCACCGGGAAGACCATCAAGCCCGAGGTGGGCTCCCGCAGCGAGATCGAAGAGGCCATCGCGACGGCGTACCGGAGCGCCACGGCCGGCCGGCACATGGAGGAGGTCATCGCCGGGGCGAAGCTCCAGCTCGAGACCGAGTCCGCGACGAGCGCGGGGGAGATGAACGAGGAGGAACTCCGGAACCGCGCCGAGGACGCGCCGATCGTCCGTCTCGTGAACCTCGTCCTGAGCCAGGCGCTCGCGGAGCGGGCGACCGACATTCACATCGAGCCGCTGCCCGACAGGACCGTGGTCCGCTACCGCGTGGACGGCATGCTGTATGACTCGGCCACGCCGCCCAAGGACTTCCACGAGGCCATCGTGGTGCGCATCAAGATCCTCTCGGACATGGACGTCTCCGAGCGGCGCGTGCCCCTCGACGGGCGCTTCACGCTCTCGTTCGACGGCCGCGCCGTGGACGTGCGCGTCTCCACGCTGCCCACCGTGTACGGCGAGAAGGTCGCGATGCGCCTTCTCGACAAGTCGGGCGGGACGGTGCGGCTCGAGGACCTCGGGTTCGAGCCCGAGATGCTCGAGACGTACTTGAGGGGCATCCGAAGGCCCTACGGGATGGTGCTCGTGAGCGGCCCGACCGGGTCGGGCAAGACGAGCACGCTCTACTCCGGGATGAAGGAGCTCGACCGCGTCGGCAAGAACATCACGACGCTCGAGGACCCGGTCGAGTACCACCTCGAGCGCATCAACCAGGTGACCATCAACCGGAAGGCCGGACTCACGTTCGGGACGGGCCTGCGGTCACTGCTCCGGCAGGACCCGGACGTCATCATGATCGGCGAGATCCGGGATCTCGAGACCGCCGAGCTCGCCGTCCGCTCGGCGCTCACCGGCCACCTCGTGCTCAGCACGGTGCACGCCAACGACGCGCCGGCGACGGCAACGAGGCTCGTGGACATCGGCATCGAGCCGTACCTCGTGGCGAGCGCCGTTCATCTCGTGATGGCGCAGCGCCTTGTCAGGAAGATCTGCCCGGACTGCGCGACGAAGTACGAGCCCGACCCCTCGGTTGTGCGCGCGCTCGGCGAGGCGGACCTTCGGGGGACGACGTTCCTGCAGGGCGCCGGCTGCAAGCAGTGCCGCGGGCGCGGCTTTCGGGGCCGCACGGCCGTGTTCGAGCTGCTCGACCTGTCGCCCGAGCTGGGCGACATGGTCATCGCGCGCGCGTCCGCGGACGCGGTCCGAAGGCGCGCCGTCGAGCTCGGGTTCGTCACGCTCCGGCAGAACGCGATCACGAAGGTGAAACAGGGCATCACGACCGTGGAAGAGGCCCTGAGCGTTTGCACCGAGCTCATCTGA
- a CDS encoding prepilin-type N-terminal cleavage/methylation domain-containing protein, producing MRLLRNRKGFTLIELMVVVIIVLVLAGIAVPVYMHYIQESRKSEAYAVIDATVAGALTYFQRNNTYVGGTTTNFMVADDMANARYFTYALSGQAATGFVVTASVTGGWGPATGRIIWTHAGANAANGNAGSGSFSETGW from the coding sequence ATGAGGCTTCTCAGAAACCGCAAGGGTTTCACGCTGATCGAGCTCATGGTCGTCGTGATCATCGTCCTCGTGCTCGCCGGCATCGCTGTGCCTGTGTACATGCACTACATCCAGGAGAGCAGGAAGAGCGAGGCGTACGCGGTGATCGACGCGACCGTGGCGGGCGCGCTCACGTACTTCCAGCGCAACAACACGTACGTGGGCGGCACGACCACGAACTTCATGGTGGCCGACGACATGGCGAACGCGCGGTACTTCACGTACGCGCTGTCGGGCCAGGCGGCGACCGGGTTCGTCGTGACCGCGTCGGTGACAGGTGGCTGGGGCCCCGCCACGGGCCGGATCATCTGGACGCACGCGGGCGCGAACGCCGCGAACGGCAACGCAGGATCGGGCTCGTTCTCGGAGACCGGTTGGTAG
- a CDS encoding DUF4900 domain-containing protein produces the protein MTTKKQREGGLAARALSSQTGVALVTVMAIVSAVLLLGVALFTLGVGEGDLVQNAVDTARAFYLAESGLVHGRSVLEGLASQSPATYPTDFTLNPVTVGGGTYTVGVTRRSAFNPWVHEYAVESTGSVGGATATVRGIIRNETFAQYLFYAHHSDDVWFATGDTLDGRVHVNGHLKVSGSPWFGMKVTSSRDNMIVYQGSTPTFMGGYELGVPEVPLPTSAAFMADLSSKAAAGGINCGTLNGPNAKYEVELARNGQHGYLSYRAYRRTSGNRYSWTSWTSVSIANTNGVAWFGSPVDLKGTLDGQLTLGCAGNVTITDDVRYRNSTPGSGPNQGCDDLLGICSAKNVIVQDNAANRNNCEIHAHIMALDSSFTAENYNRGSPRGDLMVYGGIAQKSFGAIGTFRHNGGVVSGYNKRYHFDPRLAGQSPPGYPVTGGYILASWTRVQGQQG, from the coding sequence ATGACGACGAAGAAGCAGCGGGAGGGCGGCCTCGCCGCACGGGCCCTCTCGAGCCAGACCGGCGTCGCGCTGGTCACGGTGATGGCCATCGTGTCGGCCGTCCTGCTGCTCGGCGTGGCGCTCTTCACGCTCGGCGTCGGTGAGGGCGACCTGGTGCAGAACGCCGTAGACACGGCTCGGGCGTTCTACCTCGCCGAGTCGGGGCTCGTGCATGGGAGGTCGGTGCTTGAGGGGCTTGCGTCGCAGAGTCCCGCGACGTACCCGACGGACTTCACGCTCAACCCCGTCACGGTCGGCGGCGGAACCTACACCGTCGGCGTCACGCGCCGGTCCGCGTTCAACCCGTGGGTGCACGAGTACGCGGTCGAGTCCACGGGCAGCGTCGGCGGCGCGACGGCGACGGTCCGCGGCATCATCAGGAACGAGACCTTCGCCCAGTACCTGTTCTACGCGCACCACTCCGACGACGTGTGGTTCGCCACCGGCGACACGCTCGACGGGCGCGTGCACGTCAACGGCCACCTGAAGGTGAGCGGGAGCCCCTGGTTCGGCATGAAGGTGACCTCGTCGAGGGACAACATGATCGTCTACCAGGGCAGCACGCCCACGTTCATGGGCGGCTATGAGCTGGGCGTCCCGGAGGTCCCGCTCCCCACGTCTGCGGCGTTCATGGCCGACCTGAGCAGCAAGGCGGCCGCCGGCGGGATCAACTGCGGGACCCTCAACGGGCCGAACGCGAAGTACGAGGTGGAACTCGCGAGGAACGGCCAGCACGGGTACCTGAGCTACCGCGCGTACAGGAGGACCAGCGGCAACCGGTACTCCTGGACCTCCTGGACGTCGGTGAGCATCGCGAACACCAACGGCGTGGCGTGGTTCGGGAGCCCCGTGGACCTCAAGGGCACGCTCGACGGCCAGCTCACGCTCGGCTGCGCGGGGAACGTCACCATCACTGACGACGTGCGGTACCGGAACTCGACGCCGGGCAGCGGCCCGAATCAGGGGTGCGATGACCTCCTCGGGATCTGCTCGGCGAAGAACGTCATCGTACAGGACAACGCGGCCAACCGGAACAACTGCGAGATCCACGCGCACATCATGGCGCTCGACAGCTCGTTCACCGCCGAGAACTACAACCGGGGGAGTCCGCGCGGCGACCTCATGGTCTACGGCGGGATCGCACAGAAGTCGTTCGGCGCCATCGGCACCTTCAGGCACAACGGCGGCGTCGTGTCCGGATACAACAAGCGCTACCACTTTGATCCCAGACTCGCGGGGCAGTCGCCGCCCGGCTATCCGGTGACGGGCGGGTACATTCTCGCGTCGTGGACGCGAGTGCAGGGTCAGCAGGGCTAG
- a CDS encoding type II secretion system F family protein, whose protein sequence is MARFEYEAKSTHGARTANVVYAESAEAAVDVLHRDGYVVLSIREAKEGIKERLSGSRVLFGMPVSTGVVALFTKQLAAMFNAGLPVIRALYGLAREERNRAFSDALVRVATDIESGETLSNAMAKHGSVFSKVYVSMVRSGERSGTLGVILGHLVKYMNRTEAIKRKVKAAMTYPMFVVGFAVLATIVLMLRIVPLMANIYDSLGANLPGPTKMVIAVSHALGRHFWLLPVLLLALLIAHRALRRTPAGRLSLDSFKLRMPIFGAIIQKVVIAKYLRTLGVLVESGLPIIDALELAGETAGNEVVERASQDIARHVSRGAGLSLGFRAAGIFPEIVVQMITTGEETGRLGEMLTTVSDHYDDQVEASVEGLASLIEPLLIVMVGGLIALMLVAMFLPVFHLGGAIRQSM, encoded by the coding sequence GTGGCACGATTCGAGTACGAAGCCAAGAGCACGCACGGCGCGAGGACCGCGAACGTCGTCTACGCGGAGTCGGCCGAGGCCGCCGTCGACGTGCTCCACCGCGACGGATACGTCGTGCTGTCGATCCGCGAGGCGAAGGAAGGCATCAAGGAGCGGCTCTCCGGAAGCCGCGTGCTCTTCGGGATGCCGGTCTCGACGGGCGTCGTCGCGCTCTTCACCAAGCAGCTCGCGGCCATGTTCAACGCCGGGCTCCCGGTCATCCGCGCCCTGTACGGCCTGGCGAGGGAGGAGCGGAACCGCGCTTTCTCGGACGCGCTGGTGCGCGTCGCCACCGACATCGAAAGCGGAGAGACGCTCTCCAACGCGATGGCGAAGCACGGGAGCGTGTTCTCGAAGGTGTACGTGAGCATGGTGCGCTCGGGCGAGCGCAGCGGAACGCTCGGCGTCATCCTCGGGCACCTCGTGAAGTACATGAACCGGACCGAGGCGATCAAGCGGAAGGTCAAGGCGGCGATGACCTACCCGATGTTCGTGGTCGGGTTCGCCGTCCTCGCGACGATCGTTCTCATGCTGCGCATCGTGCCGCTCATGGCGAACATCTACGACTCGCTGGGCGCCAACCTCCCCGGTCCGACCAAGATGGTGATCGCCGTGAGCCACGCGCTCGGCCGGCACTTCTGGCTGCTGCCCGTCCTGCTCCTTGCGCTCCTCATCGCGCACCGGGCGCTGCGGCGGACTCCGGCCGGCCGGCTCTCGCTCGACTCGTTCAAGCTGAGGATGCCCATCTTCGGGGCGATCATCCAGAAGGTCGTCATCGCGAAGTACCTGCGGACGCTGGGCGTGCTCGTCGAGAGCGGCCTGCCCATCATCGACGCGCTCGAGCTCGCGGGGGAGACCGCGGGCAACGAGGTCGTGGAGCGCGCGTCGCAGGACATCGCGCGGCACGTGTCGCGCGGCGCCGGGCTCTCGCTCGGGTTCCGCGCCGCGGGCATCTTCCCAGAGATCGTCGTTCAGATGATCACGACGGGCGAGGAGACGGGCCGTCTGGGCGAGATGCTCACGACGGTGTCGGACCACTACGACGACCAGGTCGAGGCGTCGGTCGAAGGCCTCGCCTCGCTCATCGAGCCGCTTCTCATCGTGATGGTCGGCGGGCTCATCGCGCTCATGCTGGTGGCGATGTTCCTGCCGGTGTTCCACCTGGGCGGGGCGATCCGCCAGTCGATGTGA
- a CDS encoding DUF4900 domain-containing protein encodes MRTRETPSAAGRFGHCRRRNAGPRPERGGVLVIVLAIVAAVLLIGVALFVLGGGESGIVEHRVDSVRAFYLAEAGLDRAKSWLEALAQQDPPSFPASGAFNDQWLGGGEYDVTITKVASGGPWVTSYDVVSTAAVDGAVRQVRARLQNETFAQYVYYADEPSQIWFTSRDSLHGRVHVNGTMYISGAPWFGMKVTSTASSFTMYQGSTPTFAGGYELGVDPIPLPAPANLIATLSSYSQSGGIYGAPLSGSNAKYEVELGRNGNMGTVSYRAYRLVSGSYQWSGWTNVVIGSTNGIAWLSAPVDIKGTLDGQITIGSTGDINIMDNLLYLDSTPGHGPNPGCDDILGLVSAKNVVVWDSAPNLADCEIHAHMIALDKSFGARNYDQGSPRGDLTIWGGFAQKKVGAIGQFQHGGGIIHGYSKDYHYDMRLMSMSPPGFPPTGKYIQTTWREVVPPEL; translated from the coding sequence ATGCGTACGCGCGAGACTCCATCGGCCGCCGGCCGATTCGGCCATTGCCGTCGCCGCAACGCCGGGCCCAGGCCCGAGCGCGGCGGCGTCCTGGTCATCGTGCTGGCCATCGTCGCCGCGGTGCTGCTCATCGGGGTCGCGCTCTTCGTTCTTGGAGGTGGTGAGAGCGGCATCGTCGAGCATCGCGTGGACTCCGTGCGAGCCTTCTACCTGGCGGAGGCCGGTCTCGACCGGGCGAAGTCGTGGCTCGAGGCCCTCGCTCAGCAGGACCCGCCGTCGTTTCCCGCGAGCGGGGCGTTCAACGACCAGTGGCTCGGCGGAGGCGAGTACGACGTCACGATCACGAAGGTGGCCTCGGGGGGGCCGTGGGTCACGTCGTACGACGTCGTCTCGACCGCCGCGGTGGACGGCGCCGTGCGCCAGGTGCGGGCGCGGCTCCAGAACGAGACCTTCGCGCAGTACGTCTACTACGCCGACGAGCCCAGCCAGATCTGGTTCACGAGCCGCGACAGCCTTCACGGAAGGGTGCACGTCAACGGGACCATGTACATCAGCGGCGCTCCGTGGTTCGGCATGAAGGTGACCTCGACCGCGAGCAGCTTCACGATGTACCAGGGCAGCACGCCGACCTTCGCGGGCGGCTACGAGCTGGGCGTTGACCCCATCCCGCTGCCGGCGCCGGCCAATCTCATCGCGACGCTGTCGTCCTACTCGCAGTCCGGCGGGATCTACGGGGCCCCGCTCTCCGGCTCGAACGCGAAGTACGAGGTCGAGCTCGGCAGGAACGGCAACATGGGCACCGTGAGCTACCGCGCCTACCGTCTCGTCAGCGGCTCATACCAGTGGAGCGGGTGGACGAACGTCGTCATCGGTTCGACGAACGGCATCGCGTGGCTCAGCGCGCCGGTGGACATCAAGGGGACGCTCGACGGGCAGATCACGATCGGTTCCACCGGCGACATCAACATCATGGACAACCTCCTGTACCTCGACTCCACGCCTGGGCACGGGCCGAACCCGGGCTGCGACGACATCCTCGGACTCGTGTCCGCCAAGAACGTCGTGGTGTGGGACAGCGCGCCGAACCTCGCCGACTGCGAGATCCACGCGCACATGATCGCGCTCGACAAGTCGTTCGGGGCGCGGAACTACGATCAGGGGTCGCCGAGAGGTGACCTGACCATCTGGGGCGGGTTCGCCCAGAAGAAGGTCGGCGCCATCGGCCAGTTCCAGCACGGCGGCGGGATCATCCACGGCTACAGCAAGGACTACCACTACGACATGCGCCTCATGAGCATGTCGCCGCCGGGGTTCCCCCCGACGGGGAAGTACATCCAGACGACGTGGCGGGAAGTCGTCCCGCCGGAGTTGTGA
- the lnt gene encoding apolipoprotein N-acyltransferase, which yields MARRGRSSEASRPAGPRELLLAALGGGCLVLAFPPVDLLPAAFVGLVPLLWVLRGTRPTGFWSAFRPGLIAGIAFFAPLLYWLVNLSSLDMDNPVLMSGPLVLLVLLQASYWGLFSAAAYWVRGRTRVPDWVSLPVLWVACEQLRSLGVLGFTWGALGYAGVAWPRAIQFASITGLFGVSLWFALGSALVLEAAAGVTRRARAVAWLVVLVALPVAHGSLVLARAPVGAAARGMPTARIAVVQPNIDAKKKWDAEFRDESFRVLRELSLEAAGLRPDLIVWPETAAPSYLSREPKDMEKVASVARETGSWVLTGFPDMRDDPEAHRGFRAYNAVVLVSPLGDPVGRYDKIHLVPFGEFIPFETVIPALRTVDFGEADFSPGTERVVLSAGPVDAAALICFESIFPRLVTGFVARGATLLVNVTNDVWYGRTSMPFQHASMAVMRAIENRRSLARSANSGVSLLVDPYGRTVSRLGIFERGVLVGDLPLVSSRTPYALLGDVVGWGALTLAALLATLPLLMRGRRPCRTRPV from the coding sequence GTGGCGCGCCGCGGCCGTTCGAGCGAGGCGTCCCGCCCCGCCGGTCCGCGCGAGCTTCTGCTCGCGGCACTCGGCGGCGGGTGCCTCGTGCTCGCGTTCCCGCCCGTTGACCTGCTCCCCGCCGCGTTCGTCGGCCTCGTGCCTCTCCTCTGGGTGCTTCGCGGCACGCGGCCCACGGGCTTCTGGAGCGCCTTCCGCCCGGGGCTCATCGCGGGCATCGCGTTCTTCGCTCCGCTTCTCTACTGGCTCGTCAACCTCTCCTCGCTCGACATGGACAACCCCGTGCTCATGTCGGGCCCGCTCGTCCTGCTCGTTCTCCTGCAGGCCTCGTACTGGGGGCTCTTCTCGGCGGCGGCGTACTGGGTGCGCGGGAGGACGCGCGTGCCGGACTGGGTGAGCCTGCCGGTTCTGTGGGTCGCGTGCGAGCAGCTCCGCTCGCTCGGCGTGCTCGGCTTCACGTGGGGGGCGCTCGGATACGCGGGCGTCGCGTGGCCCCGGGCGATCCAGTTCGCATCGATCACCGGGCTCTTCGGCGTGTCGCTGTGGTTCGCGCTCGGGAGCGCGCTCGTTCTCGAGGCGGCGGCAGGCGTCACGCGTCGCGCTCGCGCCGTCGCGTGGCTCGTTGTCCTTGTCGCGCTCCCCGTCGCTCACGGCTCGCTCGTGCTGGCGCGCGCGCCGGTCGGCGCGGCGGCGCGCGGCATGCCCACGGCGCGCATCGCCGTCGTGCAGCCGAACATCGACGCGAAGAAGAAGTGGGACGCCGAGTTCCGCGACGAGAGCTTCCGCGTGCTCCGCGAGCTCTCGCTCGAGGCCGCGGGGTTGCGGCCCGACCTCATCGTGTGGCCGGAGACGGCCGCGCCGAGCTACCTCTCCCGAGAGCCCAAGGACATGGAGAAGGTGGCGTCCGTGGCGCGCGAGACGGGGTCGTGGGTGCTCACGGGGTTTCCCGACATGCGGGACGACCCGGAGGCGCACCGCGGGTTCCGCGCGTACAACGCCGTCGTGCTCGTGAGCCCCCTGGGCGACCCCGTGGGTCGCTACGACAAGATCCACCTCGTGCCGTTCGGCGAGTTCATCCCGTTCGAGACCGTCATCCCGGCGCTTCGCACCGTGGACTTCGGCGAGGCCGACTTCAGCCCCGGGACGGAGCGCGTCGTTCTGAGCGCCGGGCCTGTGGACGCCGCCGCGCTCATCTGCTTCGAGTCCATCTTCCCGCGGCTCGTGACCGGGTTCGTGGCGCGCGGTGCGACGCTCCTCGTGAACGTCACGAACGACGTGTGGTACGGAAGGACCTCGATGCCCTTCCAGCACGCCTCCATGGCCGTCATGCGCGCGATCGAGAACCGGAGGAGCCTCGCGCGCAGCGCCAACAGCGGCGTCTCTCTGCTCGTGGATCCCTACGGGCGCACCGTCTCGCGGCTCGGGATCTTCGAGCGGGGCGTCCTCGTGGGCGACCTGCCCCTCGTCTCTTCGCGGACTCCCTACGCCCTGCTCGGCGACGTCGTCGGGTGGGGCGCCCTCACGCTGGCCGCGCTTCTCGCGACGCTTCCCCTGCTGATGCGCGGCCGCCGGCCTTGCCGCACTCGCCCGGTCTGA